The Abyssisolibacter fermentans genome contains the following window.
GAATTGACCATACTTGAATTTCCTGTCTTCTTCATCCATTGGCAAAGAGGTAGTAGGAAAAACTTTTAATATTTGCTTTTTTGCTGATGCTGTGAATCTGTGGGATATTACTTCAAAATGTATTGTGTTGTCACTAAACTTGCCTAACTCTTCTTTTGTATCTTTTAATAACTTTAAATAAGCTTCTTTCCAATTTTCATATAAAATTACTGGACCTATTATAAAACCCATGTGGTATCCTGCTGTTATTATTTTTTTTGAAGCCTTTATTCTTTCTTCTGCTGATGATGTTGCGTGTTCATATTTTTTAATTACATCTTGTGTATTTAAACTAAATCTAATTGTTGTATGTCCTTTATGGTCTATTTCTAAATAATCCTCAATTTGAGGAAATTTTGTTACGAATCTTAGTCTCCCATGCTCTTCGTTTGCAAAAAACTCAATTGCTTTTTTTAATGATTTTGAATAATAATCTAACGGTATTGGATCTGAAGTAGCTGCTGCTTCAAATAGTGTTACTTCATTACCACGTTCTTTTATGTATCCTTTCGCTGTTTCTAATATCTCATCTACATTTGCATATATCGTATTATAAGGCTTATTTCCAAATCGTGTATTGAGATAACAATATTCACATTTACCAGCACACCCTGAAAACAAAGGTAACTGATAATGCGCTGAAGGTTTACAGGTTTGAAATTCACCTTTTTTTCTTACTCTTATAGCTATACTATTTTTCCCTTCTACAAAGCTTTCAGCTGGTGTTTTACCTGGTATACCAGTAACTTTGTTATTTTTTAAAATCTTCACATCAGTTTTTTCTTTACTAAAA
Protein-coding sequences here:
- the splB gene encoding spore photoproduct lyase, with the translated sequence MIYKPKRIFIEEKALNYEMGKRLYDFFSKEKTDVKILKNNKVTGIPGKTPAESFVEGKNSIAIRVRKKGEFQTCKPSAHYQLPLFSGCAGKCEYCYLNTRFGNKPYNTIYANVDEILETAKGYIKERGNEVTLFEAAATSDPIPLDYYSKSLKKAIEFFANEEHGRLRFVTKFPQIEDYLEIDHKGHTTIRFSLNTQDVIKKYEHATSSAEERIKASKKIITAGYHMGFIIGPVILYENWKEAYLKLLKDTKEELGKFSDNTIHFEVISHRFTASAKKQILKVFPTTSLPMDEEDRKFKYGQFGYGKYVYPKEQLNEMKEFFQENILSLFSGAEIDYII